The Bacteroidota bacterium genome has a segment encoding these proteins:
- a CDS encoding phosphatase PAP2 family protein, whose protein sequence is MLIRAFPLLTLLLIAAVPVQGQVDPATGTPIVAEDPPSTADVRLFRTIYDIEAPAFAATMRGVHWTSRNVFIGAVPAAWLGTLAGGGDRDYQPAYLLTLTHASTIGAVFALKTLIRRPRPYASLPGVTPRSGGHPSTFDPHSFPSGHAALSFALATSVSLSYPEWYVIAPSLTWAAAVSLSRPWLGVHYPSDVAVGIVLGTGIALGLHALGDAITPSGLRNDDEPDPLRTPSPPSVRFVIPF, encoded by the coding sequence GTGCTGATTCGCGCCTTCCCGCTCCTCACGCTCCTCCTGATCGCCGCTGTGCCTGTGCAGGGGCAGGTGGACCCCGCCACCGGCACGCCCATCGTGGCCGAAGACCCGCCGAGCACGGCGGATGTCCGGCTCTTCCGCACGATCTACGACATCGAGGCTCCGGCCTTCGCCGCCACGATGCGCGGCGTGCACTGGACTTCGCGCAACGTCTTCATCGGGGCGGTCCCGGCGGCGTGGCTAGGCACCCTCGCCGGCGGCGGCGACCGCGACTACCAGCCGGCGTACCTCCTGACGCTCACGCATGCCAGCACGATTGGGGCCGTGTTCGCGCTCAAGACGCTCATCCGTCGGCCCCGGCCCTACGCCTCGCTGCCGGGCGTCACGCCGCGCTCGGGCGGCCACCCGAGCACGTTCGACCCGCACTCGTTCCCGTCGGGCCACGCCGCGCTGTCGTTCGCGCTCGCCACCTCGGTGAGCCTGTCCTACCCCGAGTGGTACGTCATCGCGCCGTCGCTCACATGGGCGGCGGCGGTGTCGCTCAGCCGCCCGTGGCTCGGCGTGCACTACCCCTCCGACGTGGCCGTCGGCATCGTGCTCGGGACCGGGATCGCCCTCGGCCTCCACGCCCTCGGCGATGCGATCACGCCGAGTGGCCTACGGAACGACGACGAGCCGGACCCGCTGCGCACCCCGTCGCCACCGTCGGTCCGGTTCGTCATCCCCTTCTGA
- a CDS encoding glycerophosphodiester phosphodiesterase family protein translates to MPRVPDGFDVQGHRGARGLAPENTIPAFRRALDLGVTTLELDTVVSADRVVVVSHDPTMSPVFCAHPDGRPVAPDEEITLFGLPYAEIARFDCGSRLTPRFPEQVLQPAAKPTLAEVVRFAEAYAHEHGRPPVFYNVETKSTPEGDGRLHPPPGEFVRLLWEVVKTEGIAERFTLQSFDVRTLQEVRSLSLPVRLALLVEDTGRSPEKSLHSGLGALGFVPDIYSPDFRLVNEAVVAAAREAGMLVIPWTVNEVGDMERLRALGVDGLITDYPDRALGR, encoded by the coding sequence ATGCCGCGCGTCCCCGACGGCTTCGACGTGCAGGGGCACCGGGGCGCGCGCGGCCTCGCGCCGGAGAACACGATCCCCGCCTTCCGCCGCGCCCTCGACCTCGGCGTGACGACGCTCGAACTCGACACCGTCGTCTCGGCCGACCGCGTGGTCGTCGTCTCGCACGACCCCACGATGTCGCCGGTGTTCTGCGCGCACCCGGACGGGCGGCCCGTCGCGCCGGACGAGGAGATCACGCTGTTCGGCCTGCCCTACGCTGAGATCGCCCGGTTCGACTGCGGGAGCCGGCTGACCCCGCGCTTCCCGGAGCAGGTGCTCCAGCCCGCCGCGAAGCCGACGCTCGCCGAGGTGGTTCGCTTCGCCGAAGCCTACGCGCACGAGCACGGCCGCCCGCCGGTGTTCTACAACGTCGAGACCAAGTCGACGCCCGAGGGCGACGGGCGTCTGCACCCACCACCGGGCGAGTTCGTCCGCCTGCTGTGGGAGGTTGTGAAGACGGAGGGCATCGCCGAGCGGTTCACGCTCCAGTCGTTCGACGTGCGGACGCTCCAGGAGGTGCGCAGCCTCAGCCTCCCGGTCCGCCTCGCGCTGCTCGTCGAGGATACGGGACGGTCGCCGGAGAAGAGCCTGCACAGCGGCCTCGGCGCGCTCGGGTTCGTCCCCGACATCTACAGCCCCGACTTCCGACTCGTGAACGAGGCCGTGGTCGCGGCGGCGCGCGAGGCCGGGATGCTCGTCATCCCGTGGACCGTCAACGAGGTCGGCGATATGGAGCGGCTCCGCGCCCTCGGCGTGGACGGCCTCATCACGGACTACCCGGACCGGGCGCTCGGGCGGTAG
- a CDS encoding S46 family peptidase: MPTRFLPLAALLLALPAFAQDADVMRAGPLDNGKMWLFENPPVDYLAETYGLRPDEAWFERARLSALRLPGCSASFVSRDGLVATNHHCVRGAIVDVTREGETLVQDGFFARSLGDERRVEGLYVDQLVAITDVTDRVNAALDAAQTDAERAAARSAVTDEIEAELATGDGITVQVVSLYNGGLYSAYTFRRYDDLRMVAAPEEQLGFFGGDPDNFTYPRYALDFAFLRVYQDGQPLDTSDFHYAWSTEGVAPGDLVFVIGNPGSTDRGDTVAQLHYRRDVQVPALLTFLNGRITAIDAYLEDHPDEEGVRNQRFGLSNARKAYRGRADALTNEVIMARRRDFERQFRQAIESDAGLRAEYGGLIDRMSALQREKREVAPAFSAFAAMTNPTYSSSTLRRAFAVVQGGDVASIADLPPALDRMYLAAQLRQFERYLEPGFVNPILDGRSPEAAAEAIIAGSDLSSAEQAGDVTMASDDLAVDLARAVLPRFAEFQSASAGLGAQEAEVARRLGQARFAVYGTAVPPDATFSPRFTDGVVRGYDYNGTVAPPNTTFFGLYDRNASFGQDSEWALPERWLPAPPDLDRATPLNFVSTSDTIGGNSGSPAVDRDLRLVGLNFDRMIEGLSRDYIYFADRGRNVMVDARAVLEALDAVYDLDRVVVELRTGALVETEAEADAME; this comes from the coding sequence ATGCCGACCCGATTTCTGCCCCTCGCCGCGCTGCTTCTCGCCCTGCCTGCCTTCGCCCAAGACGCCGACGTGATGCGCGCCGGGCCGCTCGACAACGGCAAGATGTGGCTCTTCGAGAACCCGCCCGTCGACTACCTCGCCGAGACCTACGGCCTGCGCCCGGACGAGGCATGGTTCGAGCGCGCTCGTCTCTCCGCGCTCCGGCTGCCGGGCTGCTCCGCCTCGTTCGTCTCCCGCGACGGCTTGGTGGCGACCAACCACCACTGCGTGCGCGGGGCCATCGTGGACGTGACGCGCGAGGGCGAGACGCTCGTGCAGGACGGCTTCTTCGCCCGGTCGCTCGGCGATGAGCGCCGGGTCGAGGGGCTGTACGTGGACCAACTCGTCGCCATCACTGACGTGACCGACCGGGTGAACGCCGCGCTCGATGCCGCCCAGACCGATGCCGAGCGGGCTGCCGCGCGCAGCGCCGTGACCGACGAGATCGAGGCTGAACTGGCGACTGGAGACGGGATCACGGTACAGGTCGTCTCGCTCTACAACGGCGGTCTGTACTCGGCCTACACCTTCCGCCGCTACGACGACCTCCGCATGGTCGCCGCGCCCGAGGAGCAGCTCGGCTTCTTCGGCGGCGACCCGGACAACTTCACGTACCCGCGCTACGCGCTCGACTTCGCGTTCCTCCGCGTCTACCAAGATGGGCAGCCGCTCGACACGTCCGACTTCCACTACGCGTGGAGCACGGAAGGCGTCGCGCCCGGCGACCTCGTCTTCGTGATCGGCAACCCGGGCTCGACGGATCGGGGCGACACCGTCGCCCAGCTCCACTACCGGCGCGACGTGCAGGTGCCCGCACTGCTCACCTTCCTCAACGGGCGCATCACCGCTATCGACGCTTACCTCGAAGACCACCCGGACGAGGAGGGCGTCCGCAACCAGCGGTTCGGGCTGAGCAACGCCCGCAAGGCATACCGGGGCCGGGCCGACGCGCTCACGAACGAGGTCATCATGGCGCGCCGCCGCGACTTCGAGCGCCAGTTCCGCCAAGCCATCGAGTCGGATGCTGGCCTCCGGGCTGAGTACGGCGGGCTGATCGACCGGATGTCGGCCCTCCAGCGCGAGAAGCGCGAGGTCGCCCCCGCGTTCAGCGCCTTCGCCGCGATGACGAACCCGACGTACTCCTCGTCCACGCTGCGCCGAGCCTTCGCCGTGGTGCAGGGCGGCGACGTAGCCTCCATCGCCGACTTGCCGCCGGCGCTGGACCGGATGTACCTCGCGGCTCAGCTTCGCCAGTTCGAGCGCTACCTCGAACCGGGGTTCGTCAACCCAATCCTCGACGGGCGCTCGCCTGAAGCAGCAGCAGAAGCGATCATCGCGGGATCGGACCTGTCGAGCGCCGAGCAGGCAGGAGACGTAACGATGGCATCGGACGACCTCGCTGTGGACCTGGCCCGCGCGGTTCTGCCCCGCTTCGCCGAGTTCCAGAGCGCGAGCGCTGGGCTGGGCGCGCAGGAGGCCGAGGTGGCGCGGCGGCTCGGGCAGGCGCGGTTCGCGGTCTACGGCACCGCCGTCCCGCCGGACGCCACCTTCTCGCCGCGCTTCACCGACGGCGTCGTGCGCGGGTACGACTACAACGGCACCGTCGCCCCGCCGAACACGACCTTCTTCGGGCTCTACGACCGCAACGCCTCGTTCGGGCAGGACTCCGAGTGGGCGCTCCCCGAGCGCTGGCTCCCCGCCCCGCCCGACCTCGACCGCGCGACGCCGCTCAACTTCGTCTCGACCTCCGACACGATCGGCGGCAACTCCGGCTCGCCAGCCGTCGACCGCGACCTCCGCCTCGTCGGTCTCAACTTCGACCGGATGATCGAGGGCTTGAGCCGCGACTACATCTACTTCGCCGACCGGGGCCGCAACGTGATGGTCGACGCCCGCGCGGTCCTCGAAGCCCTCGACGCCGTCTACGACCTCGACCGCGTGGTCGTAGAGCTTCGCACGGGCGCGCTCGTCGAGACGGAAGCTGAAGCTGATGCGATGGAGTGA
- the msrA gene encoding peptide-methionine (S)-S-oxide reductase MsrA, producing MSNLQTATIGGGCFWCVEAVMQPLKGVERVVSGYSGGKGANPSYREICGGRTGHAEVVQVHFDPDVISYRDLLYVFLATHDPTTLNRQGADTGTQYRSVIFYADDEQHRVADEVIADLTQRQIFDRGIVTEVSPLGPFYEAEDYHQDYFRQNPGQPYCQAVIAPKVAKLRRHYLDRLKAEAA from the coding sequence ATGAGCAACCTTCAAACGGCCACGATTGGCGGCGGCTGCTTCTGGTGCGTTGAAGCCGTCATGCAGCCCCTCAAAGGCGTCGAGCGCGTCGTCTCCGGCTACTCCGGCGGCAAAGGGGCCAACCCGTCCTACCGCGAGATCTGCGGCGGCCGCACCGGCCACGCCGAAGTCGTCCAGGTCCACTTCGACCCCGACGTGATCTCGTACCGCGACCTGCTCTACGTCTTCCTCGCCACCCACGACCCGACGACGCTCAACCGCCAGGGCGCGGACACCGGCACGCAGTACCGCTCCGTGATCTTCTACGCCGACGACGAGCAGCACCGCGTCGCCGACGAGGTCATCGCCGACCTCACCCAGCGTCAGATCTTCGACCGCGGGATTGTGACGGAGGTCTCGCCGCTCGGGCCGTTCTACGAGGCCGAAGACTACCACCAGGACTACTTCCGGCAGAACCCCGGCCAGCCCTACTGCCAGGCGGTGATCGCGCCGAAGGTCGCCAAGCTCCGCCGCCACTACCTCGACCGGCTCAAGGCAGAGGCGGCGTAG
- the ppc gene encoding phosphoenolpyruvate carboxylase gives MPIPTSLPGGLEIEAEGSGISAPLSRTVNLLGGLLGRAVRARYGDDAFDLVETLRGLCREEQHDEAARLLDSQPLDRLVALLRAFTTFFHLVNKAEQLEILRINRDRAREASPDAPRAESVMAAVHALKEQGCSLDDVLALVGALDVQPTLTAHPTEARRRSILFHQQRIADLLGGLRERDTTPAEDDALVGEIESVVQLLLATDEIRSAAVTVEDEVRHGLFFVATSIWETVPRIHADLRRALNTYYDEEEVRAQHAASLPPLLRYRSWIGGDRDGNPRVTAEVTEWTLGVHREDALRLYRRALDHLRLTLSVSERQTPGDAFAALRDSIEQDREAVALPARRWRQNAHEPVRLKLMLMQAKLDRLLSGDEFSYAAADFRADLDLVAESLTAAGLETLVADGPLADLRVQADAFGFHLAALDLRQHSRLHEAAVDDLLRLAGVTDDYASLGEAERLSVLDAELRNPRPLRAPGAEVGDDTHRVLSVLDVARRALSAEPESIGSYIISMTDAVSDVLEVLLLFKETGLWQMAPGGGVTCPLDVVPLLETIADLDRGEALLDRLFTHPVYVRQLVARGRMQEVMLGYSDSNKDGGYWQANWALHKAQGAIARVCQRFGLDLRLFHGRGGTVGRGGGRANQAIRAMPPEAQTGRIRFTEQGEVISFRYAHPGIARRHLEQIVHAQLGALAEAPDPASFEGPTEDDTRALMQQIADTSMTAYRALIDDPAFWPWYLQATPIEHIAGIPMASRPVSRKAASEVDFDGLRAIPWVFAWTQPRYTVPGWYGLGTALAQATADAGQADRLRQMHAEWPFFQAIVANALREMARARFAISERYAGLAEGRQHERLAAEFERAERALLRVAGQDRLLAHSPVIEKSIRLRNPYTDVLNLVQLELIERWRSGGAEGDEADALEEALFVSLNGLAAAMQSTG, from the coding sequence GTGCCCATCCCCACCTCGCTTCCCGGCGGCCTCGAGATTGAGGCCGAAGGCTCCGGCATCTCGGCCCCGCTCTCGCGCACGGTCAACCTCCTCGGCGGGCTGCTCGGCCGCGCCGTCCGCGCCCGCTACGGCGACGACGCGTTCGACCTCGTCGAGACGCTGCGCGGGCTGTGCCGCGAAGAGCAGCACGACGAGGCCGCTCGCCTCCTGGACAGTCAGCCGCTCGACCGGCTCGTGGCGCTGCTGCGGGCGTTCACGACGTTCTTCCACCTCGTCAACAAGGCGGAGCAGCTCGAAATCCTCCGTATCAACCGGGACCGCGCCCGCGAGGCGTCGCCGGACGCACCCCGCGCCGAGTCGGTGATGGCCGCCGTCCATGCGCTCAAAGAGCAGGGCTGCTCGCTGGACGACGTGCTCGCGCTCGTCGGGGCGCTCGACGTTCAGCCGACGCTGACGGCGCACCCGACCGAGGCGCGTAGGCGCTCGATCCTCTTCCACCAGCAGCGCATCGCTGACCTCCTCGGTGGGCTGCGCGAGCGCGACACGACGCCGGCCGAAGACGACGCGCTCGTCGGCGAGATCGAGAGCGTGGTCCAACTCCTCCTCGCCACCGACGAAATCCGCTCGGCGGCGGTGACGGTCGAGGACGAGGTCCGCCACGGCCTCTTCTTCGTCGCCACCAGCATCTGGGAGACCGTCCCCCGCATCCACGCCGACCTCCGCCGCGCCCTCAACACCTACTACGACGAGGAAGAAGTACGGGCGCAGCATGCTGCGTCCCTGCCGCCGCTCTTACGCTACCGCTCGTGGATCGGCGGCGACCGCGACGGTAATCCGCGCGTGACGGCCGAGGTGACCGAATGGACGCTGGGCGTGCACCGGGAGGACGCGCTCCGGCTCTACCGCCGCGCGCTCGACCACCTCCGCCTCACGCTCTCCGTCTCCGAGCGCCAGACGCCGGGCGACGCGTTCGCCGCGCTGCGCGACTCCATCGAGCAGGACCGCGAGGCCGTGGCCCTCCCCGCGCGGCGGTGGCGGCAGAACGCCCACGAGCCGGTCCGCCTCAAGCTGATGCTGATGCAGGCCAAGCTCGACCGGCTCCTCAGCGGCGATGAGTTCAGCTACGCCGCCGCCGACTTCCGGGCCGACCTCGACCTGGTCGCCGAGAGCCTGACCGCCGCCGGCCTGGAGACGCTCGTCGCCGACGGGCCGCTGGCCGACCTCCGCGTGCAGGCCGACGCCTTCGGTTTCCACCTCGCCGCACTCGACCTGCGGCAGCATAGCCGCCTCCACGAGGCCGCCGTGGACGACCTTCTCCGCCTCGCGGGCGTCACCGACGACTATGCCTCGCTGGGCGAAGCCGAGCGACTGAGCGTGCTCGACGCCGAGCTTCGCAACCCGCGTCCGCTCCGCGCGCCCGGCGCTGAGGTGGGCGACGACACCCACCGCGTCCTCAGCGTTCTCGACGTCGCCCGGCGGGCGCTCAGCGCAGAGCCGGAGAGCATCGGGTCGTACATCATCTCGATGACCGACGCGGTCAGCGACGTGCTGGAGGTGCTGCTGCTCTTCAAAGAAACCGGGCTGTGGCAGATGGCCCCCGGCGGTGGCGTCACCTGCCCGCTCGACGTCGTCCCCCTCCTCGAAACGATCGCCGACCTGGACCGCGGCGAGGCGCTCCTCGACCGACTCTTCACGCACCCGGTCTACGTCCGGCAGCTCGTGGCGCGCGGGCGGATGCAGGAGGTCATGCTCGGCTACTCGGACTCGAACAAGGACGGCGGCTACTGGCAGGCCAACTGGGCGCTCCACAAAGCGCAGGGCGCGATCGCCCGCGTCTGCCAGCGCTTCGGGCTCGACCTCCGGCTCTTCCACGGGCGCGGCGGGACGGTCGGGCGCGGCGGCGGGCGGGCAAACCAGGCCATCCGCGCCATGCCGCCCGAAGCGCAGACGGGCCGCATCCGGTTTACGGAGCAGGGTGAGGTCATCTCGTTCCGCTACGCGCACCCCGGCATCGCCCGGCGGCACCTGGAGCAGATCGTCCACGCCCAACTCGGTGCCCTCGCCGAGGCCCCTGACCCGGCGAGCTTCGAGGGACCGACCGAAGACGACACGCGGGCGCTGATGCAGCAGATCGCCGACACCTCGATGACGGCCTACCGCGCGCTCATCGACGACCCCGCGTTCTGGCCCTGGTACCTCCAGGCGACGCCCATCGAACACATCGCGGGCATCCCGATGGCCTCGCGCCCGGTCTCGCGCAAGGCCGCGAGCGAGGTCGATTTCGACGGGCTGCGGGCGATCCCGTGGGTCTTCGCCTGGACGCAGCCGCGCTACACCGTCCCCGGCTGGTACGGCCTCGGCACCGCGCTCGCCCAGGCGACGGCTGACGCGGGGCAGGCTGACCGGCTCCGGCAGATGCACGCCGAGTGGCCGTTCTTCCAGGCGATCGTTGCGAACGCCCTCCGCGAGATGGCGAGGGCACGCTTCGCCATTTCCGAGCGCTACGCGGGCCTAGCCGAAGGGCGTCAGCACGAGCGCCTCGCGGCCGAGTTCGAGCGCGCCGAGCGGGCGCTCCTCCGCGTCGCCGGGCAGGACCGACTGCTCGCCCACAGCCCGGTGATCGAAAAGTCGATCCGGCTCCGCAACCCGTACACTGACGTGCTGAACCTCGTCCAGCTCGAACTGATCGAGCGGTGGCGCAGCGGCGGGGCCGAAGGCGACGAGGCCGACGCCCTCGAGGAGGCCCTCTTCGTCTCCCTCAACGGCCTCGCCGCCGCGATGCAGAGCACGGGGTAG
- a CDS encoding DUF5615 family PIN-like protein, whose amino-acid sequence MRLLFDENLSFRLPQTLAEAYPGSAHVREIGLLGADDARIWTHAADEGFLLVSKDTDFYQRSILYGSPPKVVWLRVGNAPTTRVAELLRIRRPIIERFADDREAAFLILD is encoded by the coding sequence GTGAGGCTGCTGTTTGACGAGAACCTGTCGTTCCGTCTCCCGCAGACGCTCGCGGAAGCCTATCCGGGTTCTGCCCACGTTCGGGAGATCGGATTACTCGGCGCGGACGATGCCCGCATCTGGACACACGCTGCCGACGAGGGGTTTCTCCTAGTCTCGAAGGACACCGACTTCTACCAGCGGAGTATTCTCTACGGCTCCCCACCGAAGGTCGTGTGGCTGCGCGTCGGCAACGCTCCGACGACGCGCGTCGCAGAGCTGCTCCGCATCCGTCGCCCGATCATCGAGCGGTTCGCCGACGACCGGGAGGCGGCCTTCCTGATTCTGGACTGA
- a CDS encoding DUF433 domain-containing protein: MDAQDRITLDPAIRSGKPTIRGTRITVSDVLEYLAGGMTPEEILSDFPDLSAEDIRAALAFAAERERRLFAA, encoded by the coding sequence ATGGACGCTCAGGACCGCATTACGCTCGACCCGGCTATTCGCAGTGGGAAACCTACGATCCGAGGTACGCGCATCACCGTCTCGGACGTGCTTGAATACCTCGCTGGGGGAATGACGCCGGAGGAAATTCTAAGCGACTTCCCGGACCTGTCGGCGGAGGACATCCGCGCCGCCCTCGCCTTTGCCGCTGAGCGTGAACGCCGGCTCTTCGCAGCGTGA